In Bradyrhizobium lablabi, one DNA window encodes the following:
- a CDS encoding GIY-YIG nuclease family protein, giving the protein MWYVYIIRSVDFPDQEYTGATADLKRRIPEHNAGKSAHTAKFKPWKLVWYCAFPDKYKALAFEKYLKSHSGRAFAKKRL; this is encoded by the coding sequence ATGTGGTACGTCTACATCATCCGCAGCGTAGATTTTCCGGACCAAGAGTATACCGGAGCAACCGCCGATCTGAAGCGGCGAATCCCGGAACACAACGCCGGCAAATCCGCGCACACGGCAAAATTCAAGCCTTGGAAACTGGTTTGGTACTGCGCTTTCCCGGATAAATACAAAGCACTGGCATTCGAGAAATATCTCAAATCCCACTCCGGCCGGGCATTCGCGAAGAAGCGGCTCTGA
- the ugpE gene encoding sn-glycerol-3-phosphate ABC transporter permease UgpE: MVEHRRFGNLLPHLVLLAGVAIVAFPVYLAIIASTHDNTVIANGQMPLYPGSRGLETYWNTIVSGTGRTTRQAVGVMMFNSLIMAIGIAIGKIAISIISAYAIVFFAFPFRMTAFWTIFITLMLPVEVRIFPTYKITSDLHVLDSYSGLILPLIASATATLLFRQFFMTVPKELVEASKIDGAGPIRFFWDTLLPLSMTNIAALFVILFIYGWNQYLWPLLITTRDDMQTIVIGIKKIIDVRDALTEWQVAMATAVLAMLPPVAVVVLMQRLFVKGLIETEK; the protein is encoded by the coding sequence ATGGTCGAGCACCGCCGCTTTGGAAACCTGCTGCCGCATCTGGTCCTTTTGGCCGGCGTCGCGATCGTCGCCTTTCCGGTCTATCTCGCAATCATCGCCTCGACCCACGACAACACCGTGATCGCCAACGGGCAGATGCCGCTCTACCCCGGCTCGCGTGGGCTCGAGACGTACTGGAACACCATCGTTTCCGGCACCGGCAGGACCACGCGCCAGGCGGTCGGCGTCATGATGTTCAACAGCCTGATCATGGCGATCGGCATCGCAATCGGCAAAATCGCGATCTCGATCATCTCGGCCTATGCGATCGTATTCTTCGCGTTCCCGTTCCGCATGACGGCGTTCTGGACCATCTTCATCACGCTGATGCTGCCGGTCGAGGTGCGTATCTTTCCGACCTACAAGATCACCAGCGACCTGCACGTGCTCGATTCCTATTCGGGGCTGATCCTGCCGCTGATCGCATCGGCGACCGCGACGCTGTTGTTTCGCCAGTTCTTCATGACCGTGCCGAAGGAACTGGTGGAAGCCTCGAAAATCGACGGCGCCGGCCCGATCCGGTTTTTCTGGGATACGCTGCTGCCGCTGTCGATGACCAACATCGCCGCATTGTTCGTGATCCTCTTCATCTACGGCTGGAATCAGTATCTCTGGCCGCTCCTGATCACGACCCGCGACGATATGCAGACCATCGTGATCGGCATCAAGAAGATCATCGACGTGCGCGACGCCTTGACCGAATGGCAGGTGGCGATGGCGACCGCCGTGCTCGCGATGCTGCCGCCGGTTGCAGTCGTCGTGCTAATGCAACGCCTGTTCGTCAAAGGCCTGATCGAGACGGAGAAGTGA
- a CDS encoding CaiB/BaiF CoA transferase family protein, with product MTSRTVPGAMAGLRVIDLTRVLGGPYCTQILADHGADVIKVEPPAGDEVRDWGPPFHGEDAAYFVGINRNKRSIGLDLASVGGRAVLMKLLERADVLIENFKPGTLDKWGIGNDVLREKFPKLVHCRISGFGGDGPRGGNPGYDAIIQAMTGMIAATGSPQSGPMRIGVPLVDISTGLYAAIGILMALSERQRSGLGQFLETTLYETGLAIMHPHAANYFMHGKPPSLTGNEHPNLVPYAIFPTKTDNIFIGVGNDGTFRKLCKEIGKPELAGDRRFARNKDRIANRDALRAELAAVFSLYDAEPLCDRLLAAGLPAGPVQRIDQALTSAHTVHRGDVVEKDWYKGVASPIRLERTKPSLRNVPPKFSEHTREVLTEFGFLTSEIDALVAQGVVCGPERKR from the coding sequence ATGACTTCCAGAACCGTCCCCGGCGCGATGGCCGGATTGCGTGTGATCGATCTGACGCGGGTCCTCGGCGGACCCTATTGCACGCAGATCCTCGCCGACCACGGCGCCGACGTGATCAAGGTCGAGCCGCCCGCCGGCGACGAGGTGCGCGACTGGGGACCGCCGTTCCACGGCGAAGACGCGGCCTATTTCGTCGGCATCAACCGCAACAAGCGCTCGATCGGGCTCGACCTCGCTTCCGTTGGCGGGCGCGCCGTGCTGATGAAGCTGTTGGAGCGCGCCGACGTCCTGATCGAGAATTTCAAGCCGGGCACGCTCGACAAATGGGGCATCGGCAACGATGTGCTGCGCGAAAAATTCCCAAAACTCGTGCACTGCCGGATTTCCGGCTTCGGCGGCGACGGCCCGCGCGGAGGCAATCCGGGCTATGATGCCATCATTCAGGCCATGACCGGCATGATCGCCGCGACCGGCTCGCCGCAATCGGGTCCGATGCGGATCGGCGTGCCGCTGGTCGATATCTCCACCGGGCTTTACGCGGCGATCGGCATTTTGATGGCGCTGTCGGAGCGCCAACGATCCGGCCTCGGGCAGTTTCTCGAAACCACGCTGTACGAAACCGGCCTAGCCATCATGCATCCGCACGCGGCGAATTACTTTATGCACGGCAAGCCGCCAAGCCTCACCGGCAACGAGCATCCGAATCTCGTTCCTTACGCGATCTTCCCGACCAAGACCGACAACATTTTTATTGGCGTCGGCAATGACGGCACCTTCAGAAAACTCTGCAAGGAGATCGGCAAGCCCGAACTCGCCGGCGATCGGCGCTTTGCCCGCAACAAGGACCGCATCGCCAACCGCGACGCGCTGCGCGCCGAGCTTGCCGCGGTGTTCAGCCTCTACGACGCCGAGCCGCTCTGCGATCGCCTGCTCGCCGCGGGCCTTCCGGCCGGACCGGTGCAGAGGATCGACCAGGCGCTGACCAGCGCCCACACCGTCCATCGCGGTGATGTCGTCGAGAAGGACTGGTACAAGGGGGTTGCCTCCCCGATCCGTCTCGAACGCACCAAGCCAAGCCTGCGCAACGTCCCACCGAAATTCAGCGAGCACACGCGCGAGGTGCTGACGGAATTCGGATTTTTGACAAGCGAGATCGATGCGCTGGTAGCCCAAGGCGTGGTCTGCGGCCCCGAGCGCAAGCGCTAG
- a CDS encoding organic hydroperoxide resistance protein — protein sequence MSVNVLYKTSAKATGGRDGHAATLDGTFDVKLATPKELGGGGGAGNNPEQLFAAGYAACFIGAMKFVASQGGPKVPADAAVTTTVGIGPRAAGGFGLDIDLAVSLPGVPRAEAETLVEKAHQVCPYSNATRGNVDVRLKIV from the coding sequence ATGTCAGTCAACGTGCTCTATAAGACCAGCGCCAAGGCGACCGGCGGCCGTGACGGCCACGCCGCTACGCTCGATGGAACGTTCGACGTCAAACTCGCAACCCCGAAGGAACTGGGTGGCGGCGGCGGCGCCGGCAACAATCCCGAACAGCTTTTCGCCGCCGGATATGCGGCCTGCTTCATCGGCGCGATGAAGTTTGTCGCCTCGCAAGGCGGCCCGAAGGTGCCGGCCGACGCGGCGGTGACCACCACAGTCGGCATCGGTCCGCGCGCGGCCGGCGGTTTTGGCCTGGATATCGATCTCGCCGTCTCCCTCCCCGGGGTTCCGCGCGCGGAGGCTGAGACTCTGGTGGAGAAAGCGCACCAGGTATGCCCCTATTCCAACGCCACCCGTGGCAACGTCGATGTGCGCCTGAAGATTGTGTAA
- a CDS encoding Hsp20 family protein, whose amino-acid sequence MSRVPSLSSPFLLGFDEIERALDRVVKGADGYPPYNIERCDRNNGQPERLRITLAVAGFTRDQLDVTIEENQLVIRGRQQDDKARQYIHRGIAARHFQRTFVLAEGMQVLGADLKNGLLSIDLARPEPEKIVKTIAINEHE is encoded by the coding sequence ATGTCTCGTGTTCCTTCGTTATCCAGTCCGTTCCTGCTGGGATTTGACGAAATCGAGCGTGCGCTCGATCGGGTCGTCAAAGGCGCCGACGGTTATCCGCCCTACAATATCGAGCGGTGCGACCGTAACAACGGCCAGCCCGAACGGCTGCGCATCACGCTGGCGGTGGCGGGTTTTACCCGCGACCAACTCGATGTCACCATTGAGGAAAACCAGCTCGTGATCCGGGGCCGCCAGCAGGACGACAAAGCCCGGCAATACATCCATCGCGGCATCGCCGCGCGCCACTTCCAGCGCACTTTCGTGCTGGCGGAGGGGATGCAGGTGCTGGGCGCGGACTTGAAAAACGGGCTGTTGTCGATCGATCTGGCCCGGCCTGAGCCGGAAAAGATCGTTAAGACAATTGCTATCAATGAGCACGAATAA
- a CDS encoding MarR family winged helix-turn-helix transcriptional regulator — protein MARKHATDLPLLLGNQLCFAIYSTAHAFNRVYKPLLDRLGLTYPQYLVMLVLWERDGLSVKDIGERLFLDSGTLTPLLKRLEAAELIKRTRSTEDERQVLIALTSRGQALREKARAVPQAILAASDCSVGELSAMKNELVALRDRLNAVIGE, from the coding sequence ATGGCCAGGAAACACGCGACGGATTTGCCGCTCTTGCTCGGCAATCAGCTCTGTTTCGCGATCTACTCCACCGCGCATGCGTTCAACCGGGTCTATAAGCCGTTACTTGACCGGCTCGGGCTGACCTATCCGCAATATCTTGTGATGCTGGTGCTGTGGGAGCGCGACGGCCTCTCTGTGAAGGACATCGGTGAACGGCTGTTTCTGGATTCCGGCACGCTTACGCCCCTGCTGAAGCGGCTGGAGGCAGCCGAACTGATCAAGCGTACGCGCAGCACCGAAGACGAGCGGCAAGTGCTGATCGCGCTCACCTCCCGCGGCCAGGCGCTTCGGGAAAAAGCTAGGGCGGTGCCTCAGGCGATCCTCGCGGCGTCGGACTGCTCGGTCGGCGAATTGTCGGCGATGAAGAACGAGCTGGTCGCGCTGAGGGACCGGCTGAATGCGGTGATTGGGGAGTAG
- the ugpA gene encoding sn-glycerol-3-phosphate ABC transporter permease UgpA, with product MEPRAIFSGKLLPYLLILPQLAVSLIFFYWPALQALQQSFLVQDAFGLSTEFVWFENYVALLKTPEYYHAIGVTFVFSALVAFFSLTLGLLLATMANNNIRGVQIYRTFLIIPYAVAPAVASVLFIFMFQPGLGMIARALQRNGIDWNPVLNGTHAMILVVIVAVWNQISYNFLFFLAGLQAIPKSVIEAAAIDGAKPMRRFWTIVFPLLSPTTFFLIIVNITYVFFNTLGIIDTATGGGPNGATQTLVYKVFQDGKGGTDLGGSAAQSVILMIIVVALTAFQFRYVEKKVHY from the coding sequence ATGGAACCCCGGGCGATCTTCTCAGGCAAGCTGCTGCCCTATCTTCTGATCCTGCCGCAGCTTGCGGTCTCGCTGATCTTTTTCTATTGGCCGGCGCTGCAGGCCTTGCAGCAATCGTTCCTGGTGCAGGACGCCTTCGGGCTCTCGACCGAATTCGTCTGGTTCGAGAATTATGTAGCTCTACTGAAAACGCCCGAATACTACCACGCGATCGGCGTCACCTTCGTGTTTTCGGCGCTGGTGGCGTTCTTCTCGCTCACGCTCGGCCTTTTGCTCGCGACGATGGCGAACAACAACATCCGCGGCGTCCAGATCTATCGCACCTTCCTCATTATTCCCTATGCGGTGGCGCCGGCGGTTGCCAGCGTGCTCTTCATCTTCATGTTCCAGCCCGGCCTCGGCATGATCGCGCGCGCCCTGCAGCGCAACGGCATCGACTGGAATCCGGTGCTCAACGGCACCCATGCGATGATCCTGGTCGTCATCGTCGCGGTCTGGAACCAGATCAGCTATAATTTCCTTTTTTTCCTCGCCGGCCTGCAGGCGATCCCGAAAAGCGTGATCGAGGCCGCCGCGATCGATGGCGCCAAGCCGATGCGGCGGTTCTGGACCATCGTGTTTCCGCTGCTGTCGCCGACCACATTCTTCCTGATCATCGTCAATATTACCTACGTGTTCTTCAACACGCTCGGCATCATCGATACCGCAACCGGCGGCGGCCCCAACGGCGCCACCCAGACGCTGGTCTACAAGGTGTTTCAGGACGGCAAGGGCGGCACCGATCTCGGCGGCTCGGCGGCGCAGTCGGTGATCCTGATGATCATCGTGGTCGCGCTCACCGCATTTCAGTTTCGCTACGTCGAAAAGAAGGTTCATTACTGA
- a CDS encoding TIGR02300 family protein yields the protein MAKSDLGTKRICPTTGKKFYDLNKSPVISPYTGEVVPIAPVPPPRTRADAAARASAAAAASAAEAVPEPVEAEELVPLEEADAEENTGKVKAVVPESEDDIEIDETIEDDDDDDSTFIADEEEGDEDVTDIIGDVGGDEET from the coding sequence GTGGCCAAATCCGATCTCGGAACCAAACGTATTTGCCCGACGACAGGCAAGAAATTCTACGATCTCAACAAGAGCCCGGTGATCTCGCCCTACACCGGCGAGGTCGTGCCGATCGCGCCGGTGCCGCCGCCGCGAACCCGCGCGGACGCGGCCGCCCGCGCCAGTGCCGCAGCGGCTGCCTCTGCCGCCGAAGCCGTGCCGGAGCCGGTGGAGGCTGAAGAGTTGGTGCCGCTCGAGGAAGCCGATGCCGAGGAGAACACCGGCAAGGTCAAGGCCGTCGTTCCCGAATCGGAAGACGATATCGAGATCGACGAGACCATCGAAGACGACGACGATGATGATTCGACCTTCATCGCCGACGAGGAAGAGGGCGACGAGGACGTCACCGACATCATCGGCGACGTCGGCGGCGACGAGGAGACTTGA
- a CDS encoding sn-glycerol-3-phosphate import ATP-binding protein UgpC gives MAGVILRDVRKIYPSGFEAIKGIGLEVGDGQFCVLVGPSGCGKSTLLRMVAGLETISGGEIDIGGRIVNQIEPAERDIAMVFQNYALYPHMSVYNNMAYGLRNRGMAKPEIDTRVQEAARILEIGPMLDRKPGQLSGGQRQRVAMGRAIVRQPKVFLFDEPLSNLDAKLRIAMRVEIRKLQRRLNTTSIYVTHDQLEAMTLADILVVMNGGQVEQIGNPLEIYQKPATTFVASFIGAPPMNLLPVGSDEIRSQLAGVSGEAGLLGIRPEDFEISNDAIPGGIALKLSVEAIERVGAETFIYGARQQQGQGVAANPGELPPGEVIVRIPGVIAPAIGERIQATAPREKLHLFTSDGRKRIEL, from the coding sequence ATGGCCGGTGTCATCCTCCGCGACGTCCGCAAGATCTATCCGAGCGGCTTTGAGGCGATCAAGGGCATTGGCCTCGAAGTCGGCGACGGCCAGTTCTGCGTGCTGGTCGGCCCTTCCGGCTGCGGCAAGTCGACGCTGCTGCGGATGGTCGCGGGGCTCGAGACCATCAGCGGCGGCGAGATCGACATCGGCGGGCGCATCGTCAACCAAATCGAGCCGGCCGAGCGCGACATCGCCATGGTGTTCCAGAATTACGCGCTCTATCCGCATATGAGCGTCTACAACAACATGGCCTATGGCCTGCGCAACCGCGGCATGGCCAAGCCCGAGATCGACACCCGCGTCCAGGAAGCCGCGCGCATTCTCGAAATCGGCCCGATGCTCGATCGCAAGCCCGGGCAATTGTCCGGCGGACAGCGCCAGCGCGTCGCGATGGGCCGCGCCATCGTGCGGCAGCCAAAGGTGTTTCTGTTCGACGAGCCGTTGTCGAACCTCGACGCCAAGCTGCGCATCGCGATGCGCGTCGAGATCCGCAAATTGCAGCGGCGGCTGAACACCACCTCGATCTATGTGACCCACGACCAGCTCGAAGCGATGACGCTTGCCGATATTCTGGTGGTCATGAATGGCGGGCAGGTCGAGCAGATCGGCAACCCGCTGGAAATCTATCAGAAGCCCGCGACCACCTTTGTCGCGTCGTTCATCGGCGCGCCGCCGATGAATCTCCTGCCGGTCGGATCGGACGAAATCAGATCGCAACTCGCCGGCGTGTCCGGCGAAGCCGGCCTGTTGGGAATCCGCCCCGAGGATTTTGAGATTTCGAATGACGCGATCCCTGGCGGTATAGCGCTTAAGCTGTCCGTCGAAGCGATCGAGCGCGTCGGCGCCGAGACCTTCATTTACGGCGCCCGGCAACAGCAGGGGCAGGGCGTTGCCGCCAATCCCGGGGAATTGCCACCGGGCGAGGTGATCGTGCGCATTCCCGGCGTGATCGCGCCTGCCATCGGCGAGCGCATCCAGGCCACCGCGCCGCGCGAAAAACTGCATCTTTTCACGTCCGACGGCCGCAAACGGATCGAGCTTTAA
- the ugpB gene encoding sn-glycerol-3-phosphate ABC transporter substrate-binding protein UgpB gives MLLRHFGLGTTLAATLALATPAHAVTEIQWWHAMTGPNNDVVVKLANDFNASQSDYKIVPTFKGGYADVLNAGIAAFRAGNAPGIMQVFEVGTATMMAAKGAIKPVSELMKEQGESFDPKSYLPAITGYYSTSKGDMLSFPFNSSSMVLWVNLDALKKAEIAEPPKTWPELFADAKKLHATSPTCGFSGSWITWGLIEQFSAWHNVPIGSKANGLDGFETVLEFNNPLETKLLESLVDLQKDKSYDYSGRTNTGEGRFTSGECPIYMTSSAFYPNVKANAKFAYTAVPMPYFPDVNGAPQNSIIGGASLWVMGGKTPEEYKGIAKFFTFLSDTDRQVYLHEVSGYLPITKAAYEKTKASGFYEKNPILEVPLKELTNKPPTENSRGLRFGGMVQMRDVWSEEIEAALAGKKSAKEALDAAVSRGNQMLRQFERTAAK, from the coding sequence ATGCTGCTTCGACATTTCGGCCTTGGCACTACGCTCGCGGCCACGCTTGCGCTCGCTACTCCAGCCCATGCCGTGACCGAGATTCAGTGGTGGCATGCGATGACCGGCCCGAACAACGACGTCGTGGTCAAGCTCGCCAATGATTTCAACGCGTCGCAAAGCGACTACAAGATCGTGCCGACCTTCAAGGGCGGCTACGCCGATGTGCTCAACGCCGGGATCGCGGCATTCCGGGCCGGCAATGCGCCCGGCATCATGCAGGTGTTCGAAGTCGGGACTGCGACCATGATGGCGGCCAAGGGCGCCATCAAACCGGTTTCCGAACTGATGAAGGAGCAGGGCGAGAGTTTTGACCCCAAATCCTATCTGCCGGCGATCACCGGTTACTACTCGACCTCGAAGGGCGACATGCTGTCGTTTCCTTTCAACTCGTCGAGCATGGTGCTCTGGGTCAACCTCGACGCGCTGAAGAAGGCCGAGATCGCCGAGCCGCCGAAGACCTGGCCGGAGCTGTTCGCCGACGCCAAGAAATTGCATGCGACGAGCCCGACCTGCGGCTTTTCCGGATCCTGGATCACCTGGGGACTGATCGAGCAATTCTCCGCCTGGCATAACGTGCCGATCGGCAGCAAGGCCAACGGGCTCGATGGCTTTGAGACCGTGCTCGAATTCAACAACCCGCTGGAGACCAAGCTGCTCGAAAGCCTCGTCGATCTGCAGAAGGACAAGAGCTACGACTATTCGGGACGCACCAACACCGGCGAAGGCCGTTTCACGTCCGGTGAATGTCCGATCTACATGACTTCCTCGGCGTTTTATCCAAACGTCAAGGCCAACGCCAAGTTCGCCTACACCGCTGTGCCGATGCCGTATTTCCCTGATGTCAACGGCGCGCCGCAGAATTCCATCATCGGCGGCGCCTCGTTGTGGGTGATGGGCGGCAAGACGCCCGAAGAATACAAGGGAATCGCAAAATTCTTCACCTTCCTGTCGGACACCGACCGCCAAGTCTATCTGCACGAGGTTTCCGGCTATCTGCCGATCACCAAGGCGGCTTACGAAAAAACCAAGGCCTCGGGCTTCTATGAAAAGAATCCGATCCTCGAAGTCCCGCTCAAGGAATTGACCAACAAGCCGCCGACCGAGAATTCGCGCGGCCTTCGCTTTGGCGGCATGGTGCAGATGCGCGACGTCTGGTCGGAGGAAATCGAGGCGGCGCTCGCCGGCAAGAAGTCGGCGAAGGAAGCCCTCGACGCCGCGGTGTCGCGCGGCAACCAGATGCTTCGGCAGTTTGAGCGCACCGCCGCCAAATAG